Proteins encoded in a region of the Penaeus monodon isolate SGIC_2016 unplaced genomic scaffold, NSTDA_Pmon_1 PmonScaffold_6862, whole genome shotgun sequence genome:
- the LOC119571558 gene encoding uncharacterized protein LOC119571558, with protein MKTSVLFLVLLVVLSAVLSAANPAADPFKKKGYKKQGYRPRPVARPVVYRPVYVVQKPVQPSYGHQPSYGHQPSYGHQPSYGHQPSYGHQPSYGHQSSYGHGW; from the coding sequence TCCGTTTTATTCCTCGTCCTCCTGGTGGTGCTGTCGGCGGTCCTCAGCGCCGCCAACCCTGCCGCTGATCCCTTCAAGAAAAAAGGCTACAAAAAGCAGGGGTACAGGCCTAGGCCTGTTGCTAGGCCTGTGGTTTATCGCCCTGTCTATGTTGTGCAGAAACCGGTGCAGCCAAGCTACGGACACCAGCCAAGCTACGGACACCAGCCAAGCTACGGACACCAGCCAAGCTACGGACACCAGCCAAGCTACGGACACCAGCCAAGCTACGGACATCAGTCAAGCTACGGACACGGCTGGTAA